A region of Anolis sagrei isolate rAnoSag1 chromosome 2, rAnoSag1.mat, whole genome shotgun sequence DNA encodes the following proteins:
- the LMAN2 gene encoding vesicular integral-membrane protein VIP36, with protein MVADPGGGGGGGRGRGGSARWAGMAGAPTLLLLPALLLALTAPPRGAAELTDGNNEHLKREHSLIKPYQGVGSSSMPLWDFQGSTMLTSQYVRLTPDERSKEGSIWNRVPCFLKDWELHVQFKIHGAGKKNLHGDGFALWYTRERLTAGPVFGSKDNFHGLAIFLDTYPNDEATERVFPYISAMVNNGSLNYDHGKDGRWTELAGCTADIRNQNHDTFLAIRYSRGRLTVMTDVEDKNEWKNCFDVAGVRLPTGYFFGASAGTGDLSDNHDIISMKLFQLMVEHTPEEENIDWTKIEPSVSLLKSPKDNVDDPTGNFRSGPLTGWKVFLLLLCSLLGIIVCAVVGAVVFQKRQERNKRFY; from the exons ATGGTAGCGGATCCGGGAGGCGGTGGCGGCGGCGGCCGTGGCCGAGGGGGATCGGCGCGGTGGGCCGGGATGGCGGGGGCGCCCACGCTGCTGCTCCTCCCCGCGCTGCTCCTGGCCCTGACGGCGCCGCCGCGGGGGGCCGCGGAGCTCACGGACGGCAACAACGAGCACCTCAAGCGGGAGCACTCCCTCATCAAGCCTTACCAGG GTGTCGGCTCCAGTTCAATGCCCCTGTGGGATTTTCAAGGAAGCACAATGCTGACCAGTCAGTATGTCCGACTGACCCCTGATGAGCGTAGCAAGGAGGGCTCCATCTGGAATCGAGTG CCCTGTTTCTTAAAAGATTGGGAGCTTCATGTTCAGTTCAAGATCCACGGAGCAGGAAAAAAGAATCTGCATGGGGATGGCTTTGCCTTGTGGTACACTCGAGAGCGCCTTACAGCAG GCCCTGTCTTTGGCAGCAAAGATAACTTTCACGGGTTGGCTATTTTCCTGGACACTTATCCAAATGATGAAGCCACTGAG CGTGTTTTTCCCTATATCTCTGCCATGGTGAACAATGGATCCTTGAACTACGACCATGGCAAGGACGGGCGCTGGACAGAACTGGCTGGCTGCACAGCTGACATTCGTAACCAGAACCATGATACATTTTTGGCCATCCGCTATTCTCGGGGGCGTCTCACA GTAATGACTGATGTAGAGGATAAAAATGAATGGAAAAACTGCTTTGATGTTGCAGGAGTTCGATTACCCACAGGTTACTTCTTTGGGGCTTCTGCTGGTACTGGAGATCTATCTG ACAACCATGATATCATCTCAATGAAGTTATTCCAGCTGATGGTGGAGCATACACCAGAGGAAGAAAACATTGATTGGACAAAAATTGAGCCTAGTGTAAGCCTCCTGAAGTCACCCAAAG aCAATGTGGATGATCCAACAGGAAACTTCCGTAGTGGGCCCCTGACAGGCTGGAAGGTGTTCCTGCTGCTGCTGTGCTCATTGCTTGGCATCATTGTGTGTGCCGTGGTGGGTGCTGTGGTCTTCCAGAAACGCCAGGAGCGGAACAAGCGATTTTATTAG
- the TMED9 gene encoding transmembrane emp24 domain-containing protein 9 has protein sequence MAAPGCRGRALWKQVLLLLAAGLVSPGGALYFHLGETERKCFIEEIPDETMVIGNYRTQLFDKQREEYLPATPGLGMFVEVKDPDEKVVLSRQYGSEGRFTFTSHTPGEHQICLHSNSTKFSLFAGGMLRVHLDIQVGEHANDYAEIAAKDKLSELQLRVRQLLEQIEQIQKEQNYQRWREERFRQTSESTNQRVLWWSIVQTLILVAIGIWQMRHLKSFFEAKKLV, from the exons ATGGCGGCTCCCGGGTGTCGCGGGCGGGCGCTGTGGAAAcaagtgctgctgctgctggcggCCGGGCTGGTCTCCCCCGGAGGGGCCCTCTACTTCCACTTGGGAGAGACCGAGCGCAAGTGCTTCATCGAGGAGATCCCCGACGAGACCATGGTCATCG GGAACTACCGGACACAGCTGTTTGACAAGCAGCGAGAAGAGTACCTTCCTGCCACTCCTGGCCTGGGCATGTTTGTGGAAGTGAAGGACCCCGATGAAAAG GTGGTATTGTCTCGGCAGTATGGCTCAGAGGGCCGGTTCACCTTTACGTCACACACACCTGGAGAACATCAGATCTGCCTGCATTCCAACTCTACAAAGTTTTCCCTTTTTGCAGGAGGCATGCTG AGAGTCCATCTTGATATCCAGGTTGGGGAACATGCCAATGACTATGCTGAGATTGCAGCCAAAGACAAGCTGAGTGAGCTGCAGTTGCGTGTGCGCCAGCTTCTGGAGCAGATTGAACAGATCCAGAAAGAGCAGAACTACCAGCGG TGGCGAGAGGAGCGCTTCCGACAAACCAGTGAAAGCACAAACCAACGGGTTCTCTGGTGGTCTATTGTCCAGACTCTCATCCTTGTAGCCATTGGAATCTGGCAGATGAGGCATCTCAAAAGTTTCTTTGAGGCGAAGAAGTTGGTATAA
- the B4GALT7 gene encoding beta-1,4-galactosyltransferase 7, which yields MCLRQRVSGGEPSRPRSGMFPSRRKPAMYGRSGGGGFWRLLSILPRKCSLFQLFFVVLLLGFLSLLWLQLSCSGDMARGQRLEATVPQKLCTFDPLPQLPDDPSWGPHRLAVLVPFRERFEELLTFVPHMHRFLSRKKIRHHIFIINQVDHYRFNRASLINVGFLESGNDTDYIAMHDVDLLPLNEELDYSFPATGPFHVASPELHPLYHYSTYVGGILLLTKQHFRMCNGMSNRFWGWGREDDEFYRRIRGAGLQLFRPLGITSGYKTFQHLHDPAWRKRDQKRIASQKQEQFKVDRTGGLTNLEYRVESRTSLSVAGAPCTVLNIMLQCDSSETPWCAFG from the exons ATGTGCCTTCGCCAGCGTGTCTCGGGCGGGGAGCCCAGCCGGCCAAGAAGCGGGATGTTTCCCTCCCGGCGCAAACCCGCAATGTATGGGCGCTCGGGCGGAGGCGG GTTCTGGCGGCTACTGAGCATCCTACCCCGAAAATGCTCTCTCTTTCAGCTCTTCTTTGTGGTTCTTTTGCTGGGTTTTCTCTCCCTGCTGTGGCTGCAGCTTAGCTGCTCAGGAGACATGGCAAGAGGTCAAAGACTGGAGGCCACAGTGCCGCAGAAACTCTGCACATTTGACCCTCTGCCCCAGCTTCCTGATGACCCATCATGGGGACCACATCGCCTAGCAGTGCTGGTGCCCTTCCGGGAGCGCTTTGAGGAGTTGTTGACTTTTGTGCCTCACATGCATCGTTTTCTCAGTAGGAAGAAAATTCGCCATCATATCTTCATAATTAACCAGGTGGATCATTACAG GTTTAACAGAGCATCTCTGATCAATGTGGGCTTCCTGGAAAGTGGAAATGATACAGACTATATTGCGATGCACGATGTGGACTTGCTACCTCTCAATGAGGAACTGGACTATAGCTTCCCAGCCACTGGCCCTTTCCATGTAGCATCACCTGAACTGCATCCTCTATATCACTATAGCACCTATGTAGGTGGTATCTTACTACTCACCAAGCAGCACTTTCGAATG TGTAACGGAATGTCTAACCGCTTTTGGGGCTGGGGCCGAGAGGATGATGAATTTTATCGCCGTATCAGAGGAGCTGGACTTCAG CTTTTCCGGCCCTTGGGAATTACAAGTGGATATAAGACATTCCAACATTTGCATGATCCAGCTTGGCGCAAGAGAGACCAGAAGCGTATTGCTTCCCAGAAACAG GAGCAGTTCAAGGTGGACCGTACTGGAGGTCTGACTAACCTTGAATACAGAGTGGAGTCGCGCACTTCCCTGAGTGTGGCAGGCGCTCCCTGCACTGTTCTGAACATCATGCTACAGTGTGACTCCAGTGAGACTCCATGGTGTGCGTTTGGCTGA
- the LOC132769062 gene encoding ADP-ribosylation factor-like protein 3, whose product MGEVQKGLLSVIQKLKGSEEQELRIVLLGLDNAGKTTLLKRLASEEVNTITPTQGFNIKSVHSHGFKLNVWDIGGQRAIRTYWKKYLGSTDMLIYVIDSADQKRFEETGQELSELVEDDNLTGVPLLVFANKQDLATASPAADIAEGLNLHTYRDRPWQIQACSALSGEGVQDGMNWICNQITSRKK is encoded by the exons ATGGGTGAAGTGCAGAAG GGACTTCTCTCAGTCATCCAAAAGCTCAAAGGTTCTGAAGAACAGGAGCTGAGGATTGTTCTGCTAGGGCTAGATAATGCTGGAAAAACCACGTTGCTAAAGCGCCTGGCATCAGAAGAAGTCAACACCATCACTCCCACACAG GGATTCAACATTAAAAGTGTCCACTCCCATGGGTTCAAACTTAATGTGTGGGACATTGGAGGACAACGGGCCATCCGGACCTATTGGAAGAAGTATCTGGGCAGCACAGACATGCTG atttatgtTATTGACAGTGCTGACCAGAAACGCTTTGAGGAGACTGGGCAG GAACTGTCCGAACTGGTGGAAGATGACAATCTTACTGGTGTCCCTTTACTAGTATTTGCAAACAAGCAGGATCTAGCAACAGCATCTCCTGCAGCAGACATTGCTGAAGGGCTGAACCTGCACACATATCGAGACCGACCATGGCAAATCCAAGCCTGCTCTGCCCTGTCTGGTGAAGGAGTTCAG GATGGGATGAACTGGATTTGCAACCAAATCACAAGCCGGAAGAAATGA